The DNA segment CCAGGACGGCCGATGAGCCCGAGTGCGGCTGGACGTTCGCGTGCTCGGCTCCGAAGAGCGCTGCGGCCCGCTCACAGGCGATCCGCTCGGCGAGATCGGCCAGCTCACAGCCACCGTGGTGGCGGGCACCCGGATATCCCTCGGCGTACTTGTTGGCGAGCGAGGAACCGAGCGCGGCCAGCACGGCGGGCGAGGTGAAGTTCTCGGCGGCGATCAGCTGGAGCGAGGTGGCCTGACGCTCGTCCTCGCCGAGGAGCACATCGGCCATCTCGGGGTCCTGCTTGCGCAGCGCGTCGAAGCCGGCGGGGTGGGGGGCGGTGGTGGTGACCGGCATCGTGGGCTCCTCGGCGTCCCGTCCAATGTAGGACGGGCCGCGCGGGGGCGCCTGCCGGTGGTGTGCCGTGCGGCGACGGCTCCGCCGCACCGCGGGCCCGGGCGGGCCGGGGCGGCGCTCAGTGCGGCGCCGTGACCCCCGTGAGCGCCGTGACCACCGGGTCCAGCGCCTGGTTGATCTCGTCACCGACCGACCGGAAGAAGGTGATCGGCGCCCCGTACGGGTCGTTCACCTCGTCCGCCTCGACGGTCGGCGCCAGCAGCCAGCCCCGGAGCGCGGCAGCGGCCCGGACCAGCGCCCGCGCCCGCTCCACCACACCCTCGTCGAGCGGATCCGGCAGCGTCGCCGGGTCTATGGCCCGTACCAGCCGGGTGAACTCCTTCAGCGTGAAGGTCCGCAGCCCCGCCGAGTGCCCCATCGAGATGACCTGCGCCCGGTGGTCGCGGGTCGCGGTGAGGACAAGATCGGCGCGGATCACGTGGTCGTCCAGCAGTTCGCGGCCGAGGAAGCCCCCGGCGTCCGCGCCGTAGTCCGCGAGCACGGTCGCCGCGTTGGCCTCCATCGGGGCGCCCTCGTGGCCCCAGGTGCCCGCGGACTCCACGATCAGGCCGTCGGCGAGCCCGGTGCCGAGCCGGTCCGACAGGGCATGGCGGGTCAGCCGCTCGGTGATCGGCGAGCGGCAGACGTTGCCGGTGCTGACGTGGAGGATCCTGAACGTGCCGCCGGAGGCGGACGCGCCTATGCCACGCCCCTCAGGGGCTGTCAATTGGCCACCTCAAGGTCGGGTACCACCTTGCGCAGTTCCTCGGCGGAGAGCGCGCCCGCACGGAGCAGGACGGGGACCTCGCCGGTGACGTCGACGATCGACGACGGCACGATGCCGGGGGTGGGGCCGCCGTCCAGGTAGACGGAGACGGAGTCGCCGAGCATCTCCTGCGCCGCGTCGCAGTCCTCCGGCGACGGGTGACCGGTCAGGTTGGCGCTGGAGACGGCCATCGGGCCGACCTCCGTGAGCAGCTCGATGGCGACCGGGTGCAGCGGCATCCGTACGGCGACGGTCCCGCGGGTGTCCCCGAGGTCCCACTGGAGTGACGGCTGGTGCTTGGCGACGAGCGTCAGGGCGCCCGGCCAGAACGCGTCGACCAGCTCCCAGGCCTGCTCCGAGAAGTCCGTGACCAGGCCGTGCAGGGTGTTCGGGGAGCCGATGAGGACGGGCGTGGGCATGTTGCGGCCGCGCCCCTTGGCGTCCAGCAGATCGGCGACGCCCTCGGAGCTGAAGGCGTCGGCGCCGATGCCGTACACGGTGTCCGTCGGAAGTACGACGAGTTCGCCCCGGCGGACGGCGGACGCGGCTTCACGCAGACCGGTGGTGCGGTCGGTCGCATCGTTGGTGTCGTATCGCCGTGCCATTTAGCGAGCCTCCCTGAGCAAAACCTGCAGAGCCTGAGAAATCTGGTGCGGAACCGGTCCTGCGATCGTCACGGCAGGGCCTTGCGGGCCGTGGCGAACCGGGGCCGGTTGTTCAGGTCGGGGTGGTCGGCCGCGTCGGCCCAGCCCCGTTCCTCGGTGAAGATCCACGGGACCTGGCCGCCCTGGGTGTCGGCGTGCTCGATGACGACGACGCCGCCCGGCACGAGAAGACGGTGGGCGGTGCGCTCGATGCCGCGGATCGTGTCGAGGCCGTCCTCGCCGGAGAAGAGAGCCATCTCCGGGTCGTGGTCACGGGCCTCGGGGGCGACGTACTCCCACTCGGTGAGCGGGATGTACGGCGGGTTGGAGATGACCAGATCGACCTGGCCGTCGAGTTCGGGCAGGGCGCTCAGGGCGTCGCCCTGGTGGACGGTGACCCTGGACCCCTCGGCGTTCTTCCGGGTCCAGCGCAGCGCGTCGTCGGACAGCTCCACGGCGTGCACACGGGAGCGCGGCACCTCCTGGGCCATGGCCAGCGCGATGGCGCCGGAGCCCGTGCAGAGGTCGACGATCAGCGGTTCGACGACGTCCATGGCCCGTACGGCGTCTATGGCCCAGCCGACGACCGACTCGGTCTCCGGGCGGGGCACGAAGACCCCGGGGCCGACCTGGAGTTCCAGATAGCGGAAGAAGGCACGCCCGGTGATGTGCTGGAGCGGCTCACGGGCCTCCCGGCGGGCGATGGTCTCCCAGTAGCGGGCGTCGAAGTCCGCGTCCTTGACGTTGTGGAGCTCGCCCCGCTTGACGCCGTGCACAAAGGCGGCGAGCTCCTCCGCGTCGAAGCGCGGGGAGGGCACGCCGGCGTCGGCCAGCCGCTGGGTGGCCTGGGCCACCTCGGCAAGCAGCAGGTTCATGCGGTTCTCCAGTACGGGCCGGGCTACTACTGGGCGGCGGCGAGCTTGGCCGCGGAGTCCGCGTCCACACACGCCTGGATCACTGCGTCCAGGTCGCCGTCGAGCACCTGGTCCAAGTTGTACGCCTTGAACCCGACGCGGTGGTCGGAGATCCGGTTTTCGGGAAAGTTGTACGTCCGGATCTTCTCGGACCTGTCGACGGTACGCACCTGGCTGCGGCGCACGTCGGACGCTTCCTGCTCGGCGGCCTCCTGGGCGGCGGCGAGGAGCCGGGAGCGCAGGATGCGCATGGCCTGCTCCTTGTTCTGGAGCTGGCTCTTCTCGTTCTGGCAGGAGGCGACGACACCGGTCGGCAGGTGGGTGATGCGTACGGCGGAGTCGGTGGTGTTGACCGACTGCCCGCCGGGGCCGGACGAGCGGTAGACATCGATCCGGAGGTCGTTGGAGTGGATCTCGACATCGACCTCCTCGGCCTCGGGCGTGACGAGCACACCGGCGGCCGAGGTGTGGATACGGCCCTGGGACTCGGTGGAGGGCACCCGCTGCACACGGTGCACGCCGCCCTCGTACTTCAGCCGCGCCCAGACGCCCTGGCCGGGCTCGGTCGCGCCGTTGCCGCCCTTGGTCTTCACCGCGACCTGGACGTCCTTGTAGCCGCCCAGCTCGGACTCGGTGGCGTCGATGATCTCGGTCTTCCACCCGACGCGCTCGGCGTACCGCAGATACATCCGCAGCAGGTCGCCCGCGAACAGCGCGGACTCGTCACCGCCCGCGCCCGCCTTGACCTCGAGGAGCACGTCCTTGTCGTCGCTGGGGTCGCGCGGCACCAGGAGCAGCCGGAGCTTCTCGGTCAGCGCTTCGAGCTGCTTGTCGAGGGCCTTGACCTCGGCTGCGAACTCCGGCTCTTCGTAGGAGAGTTCACGCGCCGTCTCGATGTCCTCCCCGGTCTGCTTCCAGGAACGGTACGTGGAGACGATCGGGGTCAGCTCGGCGTAGCGCTTGTTGAGCCTGCGCGCGTTGGCCTGGTCGGCGTGGACCGAAGGGTCCGCGAGCTGTTCCTCAAGACCGGCGTGCTCGCCGATCAGTTCCTCGACCGCCTCGAACATCGGGGGGTTCCTGCTTTCGTACGTCAAGAAGGGAGCTTCCGGGACGGCAAAAGCGCCGGTCCGGGCGCTCCGGTGAGGAGCGTCCGGGGACCGGCGCAGTAGCTCGCTACTTGGCGGCGGAGTCCGCGGCCTTCTTGCCGAAGCGGGCCTCGAAGCGGGCCACGCGGCCACCGGTGTCGAGGATCTTCTGCTTGCCCGTGTAGAACGGGTGGCACTCGGAGCAGACCTCGGCACGGATGCTGCCTTCGGCGAGGGTGCTGTAAGTGGTGAACGAAGCACCGCAGGTGCAGCTGACCTGGGTCTCGTGGTACTCGGGGTGGATGTCGCGCTTCAAGGTGACTCCTAGTTTCGGGAGGGCGCCGGGTCGTGCGGGCGGAATTGTCAGCACGTGAACCGGGGCCAGCGGACCAGTCTGCCAGGAGTGGCCCGCCCGTCAAAATTTCGGACAGTGGGGGAACCGGGGGCGGACCGGATCTATTCCGCCCGCCGCCGCGGGACCCGGCTCCGCCGGCCGCTCACGAACTCGTCACGACCTTGCCGGCCGAACCCTTGTCGCCCGCGGAACCCTTGGTGGCGGAGGCCGGAATCGGC comes from the Streptomyces sp. NBC_01471 genome and includes:
- the prfA gene encoding peptide chain release factor 1 — protein: MFEAVEELIGEHAGLEEQLADPSVHADQANARRLNKRYAELTPIVSTYRSWKQTGEDIETARELSYEEPEFAAEVKALDKQLEALTEKLRLLLVPRDPSDDKDVLLEVKAGAGGDESALFAGDLLRMYLRYAERVGWKTEIIDATESELGGYKDVQVAVKTKGGNGATEPGQGVWARLKYEGGVHRVQRVPSTESQGRIHTSAAGVLVTPEAEEVDVEIHSNDLRIDVYRSSGPGGQSVNTTDSAVRITHLPTGVVASCQNEKSQLQNKEQAMRILRSRLLAAAQEAAEQEASDVRRSQVRTVDRSEKIRTYNFPENRISDHRVGFKAYNLDQVLDGDLDAVIQACVDADSAAKLAAAQ
- the rpmE gene encoding 50S ribosomal protein L31 translates to MKRDIHPEYHETQVSCTCGASFTTYSTLAEGSIRAEVCSECHPFYTGKQKILDTGGRVARFEARFGKKAADSAAK
- the prmC gene encoding peptide chain release factor N(5)-glutamine methyltransferase, whose translation is MNLLLAEVAQATQRLADAGVPSPRFDAEELAAFVHGVKRGELHNVKDADFDARYWETIARREAREPLQHITGRAFFRYLELQVGPGVFVPRPETESVVGWAIDAVRAMDVVEPLIVDLCTGSGAIALAMAQEVPRSRVHAVELSDDALRWTRKNAEGSRVTVHQGDALSALPELDGQVDLVISNPPYIPLTEWEYVAPEARDHDPEMALFSGEDGLDTIRGIERTAHRLLVPGGVVVIEHADTQGGQVPWIFTEERGWADAADHPDLNNRPRFATARKALP
- a CDS encoding L-threonylcarbamoyladenylate synthase, with the protein product MARRYDTNDATDRTTGLREAASAVRRGELVVLPTDTVYGIGADAFSSEGVADLLDAKGRGRNMPTPVLIGSPNTLHGLVTDFSEQAWELVDAFWPGALTLVAKHQPSLQWDLGDTRGTVAVRMPLHPVAIELLTEVGPMAVSSANLTGHPSPEDCDAAQEMLGDSVSVYLDGGPTPGIVPSSIVDVTGEVPVLLRAGALSAEELRKVVPDLEVAN
- a CDS encoding protein-tyrosine-phosphatase, which translates into the protein MTAPEGRGIGASASGGTFRILHVSTGNVCRSPITERLTRHALSDRLGTGLADGLIVESAGTWGHEGAPMEANAATVLADYGADAGGFLGRELLDDHVIRADLVLTATRDHRAQVISMGHSAGLRTFTLKEFTRLVRAIDPATLPDPLDEGVVERARALVRAAAALRGWLLAPTVEADEVNDPYGAPITFFRSVGDEINQALDPVVTALTGVTAPH